Proteins found in one Bacteroidota bacterium genomic segment:
- a CDS encoding slipin family protein — translation MQIFQTLTMMGIVFLLIILANSIRILREYERGVIFRLGRLIAVKGPGLILLIPLIDRMVKVSLRTVVMDVPPQDVITKDNVSIKVNAVIYFRVMFADKAIVEVENYLFATSQLSQTTLRSILGQSELDELLSQRDKINQELQKIIDKQTEPWGIKVSNVEVKHIDLPQEMQRAMAKQAEAERERRAKIIHAEGEFQASQRLADAAAIISINPAALQLRFLQTLTEVASEKNSTIIFPVPIDIISNFLHKEKK, via the coding sequence ATGCAAATATTTCAAACATTAACGATGATGGGAATTGTTTTCCTGTTAATTATTTTAGCAAATTCGATACGAATACTACGTGAGTATGAACGCGGCGTAATATTCCGGTTAGGAAGATTAATCGCGGTTAAAGGACCCGGCTTGATTTTACTCATCCCCCTGATTGATAGGATGGTAAAAGTAAGTTTAAGAACAGTTGTGATGGATGTTCCCCCACAAGATGTAATAACTAAAGACAACGTTTCTATTAAAGTTAATGCGGTTATATATTTCCGGGTAATGTTTGCCGACAAAGCAATCGTCGAAGTTGAGAATTATCTATTCGCCACTTCGCAATTATCGCAAACAACACTGCGCAGTATATTGGGGCAATCAGAATTGGATGAATTACTTTCGCAGCGTGATAAAATAAATCAAGAGCTGCAGAAAATAATTGATAAACAAACCGAACCTTGGGGTATTAAAGTATCAAACGTTGAAGTGAAACATATAGATTTACCTCAAGAGATGCAGCGGGCTATGGCAAAACAAGCTGAAGCCGAGAGGGAACGACGTGCTAAAATTATACACGCAGAGGGCGAATTCCAGGCAAGTCAAAGATTAGCAGACGCTGCAGCGATAATAAGCATAAATCCGGCAGCTTTACAGTTACGGTTCTTACAAACCCTGACAGAAGTCGCTTCGGAAAAAAACTCGACTATCATCTTCCCCGTTCCGATAGATATTATTTCAAATTTTTTGCACAAGGAAAAGAAGTAA